The Streptomyces sp. NBC_00102 genome segment CGGCTTCGAGGGCCTCGGCCGTCTCGGGGAGAATCCCGAGGTCGCGGAAGGTAGTCAGGGTGCTGCCTCTTCTGTGAGACGCGGACCGAGGCGAACGCTGGGGGTCGTACCGTGCCGGGTTGGTCATCCGGCCCTGGGAGGGCGCGGGTGGCGCGGGACCACTGCCGTCGCTCGAGCGCTCGTGCCGCTGAGGGGGCCCCTCATCTGCGGTCGTACGGTGTGTACGACCCGCGTGGAGGGCTGTCGGGTCGGAGCCGATCGGGCCTCCGACCGGGCATCCTCATTCAAGGTCGCGCCCTTGGCATACGAAAATGCTCAGTAGGCGCATTACCACTGTACCCCGGATTCGCGCATGTGTGTTGGGCGAATTCATCGGAACGGTGTGATCCCGGTCGTGGACCGGGCCCTTACCACCAGGGCCGTGCGGGCTATTGTGCGCTCCATGGAGACGCCTGACAACGCCGCTCGCACGCCCGACGAAGCCCCCGCCCCCACCGGCATCGCCGCCGGAAGCTGGTCGACGGCATCGGTCGACCCGCATTACCGCGCCGCCGTGGTGGATCTGCTGGGCGCCCTCGCGTACGGGGAGCTCGCCGCTTTCGAGCGGCTCGCCGAGGACGCCAAACTCGCGCCCACCCTCGGGGACAAGGCGGAACTGGCGAAGATGGCCTCGGCGGAATTCCATCATTTCGAGCAGCTCACCAAGCGGCTCTCGGACATCGGCGAGAACCCGACGGGGGCCATGGAGCCGTTCGCCAAGGCGCTCGACGACTTCCACCGCCAGACCGCACCTTCCGACTGGCTGGAGGGCCTGGTCAAGGCGTACGTCGGCGACTCGATCGCCAGCGACTTCTACCGGGAGGTCGCCATCCGGCTCGACGCGGACACCCGCGATCTGGTGCTCGCCGTCCTGGACGACACCGGCCACGGGAACTTCGCGGTGGAGAAGGTGCGCGCCGCCATCGAGGCCGAGCCCCGCGTCGGCGGCCGGCTCGCCCTCTGGGCCCGGCGGCTGATGGGCGAGGCGCTCTCGCAGGCGCAGCGGGTGGTCGCCGACCGCGACGCGCTGTCGACGATGCTCGTGGGCGGCGTGGCGGACGGTTTCGACCTGGCCGAGGTCGGCCGGATGTTCTCCCGCATCACCGAGGCGCACACCAAGCGGATGGCCGCCCTGGGCCTCGCCGCCTGACGCGACGCCCGGGACACGCCCTACCGTGCGGCCGGTGTACCGGTGATCCGGCTCCGGCCGCGCGGCCGGAGCAGCAGAGACAGGGTCACCGTGCCGACGACCAGTGCGCCGGCGACCGTCGCCGTGGCATGTCCGGACTCCAGCACACCGTCCGTCAGATACGCCCCGAACAGGGCCCCCAGAGCGCCGGTGGGATAGACCGCGCGGGCCGACGGGAGCCGGCCGGGCAGGACGTGGAGGGCGGCCCAGGCAAGGGCGAGCCCGACCACGACGGAGCCGAAGGTTTCCCAGATCACGGAGCATCACCTCGCGGATTCGTCGGGCGGTCCCGTCGGCGCGGGACGCGGGCGACGGGGGTGGGCCGGAAGGCCCTGTGCCGTCCTACCCGTGACCTGCGTCACGCAACCCTTCCGGGTTCCGGGGAAACCTTTCGGCGGAGCGCCGTGTTCCGTGGGGGCGGACCTGGGGCGACCTGGGACGGCGTGCTCCCCGGACACGCGGAACGGCCCGGCGGGAGGATCCCGCCGGGCCGTTCCGTCGTGCTGCGCGTGGTGCCGCTTACAGCGCGCCGAACCCGACACGCCGGGCCGTCGGCTCGCCGATCTCGACGTACGCGATCCGGTCGGCCGGCACGAGGACCTTGCGGCCCTTCTCGTCCGTGAGGCTGAGCAGCCGCGCCTTGCCGCCGAGCGCCTCGGCGACCGCGCTCTCGACGTCCTCGGCGGAAAGCCCGCTCTCCAGAACGATCTCGCGGGGCGTGTGCTGCACCCCGATCTTGACCTCCACGGCTATGTCCCTCCGACGGTCAGTCCCTGCGCGGTAGCCGCGCCGTACGCAGCCACATTAGCCCGGTGGGCCGAGCGCCCACGGCCCGACCGGCCACGCCCGCAGCGAACACGCCCGCAGCGAACACGCCCGGCGCCGTGAGGGCCTCCCGTCCGGATCGTGCCGGACTCGCGGGGTCCTGTGCCGCACTTCGCGGCGTTGTCGTCGGCCGACGACGCTCCGCGTCGCCTTCCTCCTCCGCCGCGCGGCGCACGGCACGGGCCCCGCTCCCCGGTCCGGCCCGATGCGAACGGAAGACCCTATTCGGTCCCGTGCAGCGGGAAGCCGGCGATACCGCGCCAGGCGAGCGAGGTGAGCAGCTGCACCGCGGTGTCCCGGGGGATGCCGGAGGGGCTGGAGAGCCAGTAACGGGCCACCACCTGGGCGACCCCGCCCAGACCGACGGCGAGCAGCATCGATTCGTCTTTGGACTGGCCCGTGTCGCCCGCGATCACGTCGGAGATCGCCTCGGCGCACTGGAGGGACACCCGGTCCACCCGCTCGCGCACGGCGGGCTCGTTGGTCAGGTCCGACTCGAAGACCAGACGGAAGGCGCCGCCCTCGTCCTCCACGTACGCGAAGTAGGCGTCCATGGTGGCCTCGACGCGCTGCTTGTTCTCCGTCGTCGACGCGAGGGCGGTGCGCACCGCCTGGAGCAGCGACTCGCAGTGCTGGTCCAGGAGTGCGAGGTACAGCTCCAGTTTCCCGGGGAAGTGCTGGTAGAGCACCGGCTTGCTGACGCCCGCCCGTTCGGCGATGTCGTCCATCGCCGCGGCGTGGTACCCCTGCGCGACGAAGACCTCCTGGGCGGCGCCCAGAAGCTGATTGCGTCGGGCGCGGCGGGGCAGGCGAGTGCCCCGCGGGCGCGCTGCCTCTGTCTGCTCGATGGCGCTCACGCCGCCTCCCAAATGTGTGATCCGACACGGTGTCCAGTGCTTGCCGCGCCGCATGGCCATCGTACTTTTGGGTAACCCCGGTGCGCGCGGCGCGGACGCAGAATTTCACGGACCGGACAACTCCGGAAGCCACGGACCGGGGTCACATCCTCGGCCGGGCCGGGACGAACCGGTCCTGAACTGCATGTTTCACCGGTAATCGCGGCACGCGGAGAGAGTTTCGGCCATTTCCCGGCGCCGCGGCAGGGCTGTCCCGCCGCCGCTTCCGGCAGGCGGCGCGCACGCCGCCCTCTCACCGGCCTCGACCGTGCGCCGGGCCCGGCGGCGGCCGGTGGGGTGCGGACCGCTCAGCGGTAGTCGTCCTCGTGTTCGGCGACCACCTTGGTCTGTTCCGCGACGTCGGCCTCGTCGGCCTCCTCGGTACCGGCCTCCGTCTGCGGCTCGTCGTCCTCCTGCCGGACCTCCGTCCGCTGCTCCGCGGCGTCCGCGGCGGGGGTCTCCAGGCCCGGCGGGTCCGGCTGCTCGTCCAGAAACGTCTCCGGGTCCCTCGGGTCGACCGTCATGGTGACTCCCTTCCGTCCCTCATCCGAAGCCTATGAGCGTTACCCCTGCCCCGCGATGCGGCCTGTGACCGCGAACACATGAATCAGTGCGTGATCGTCTCGTAACATTGCCGCATGTCTTCGACCGAGCTGCCGGGTGTCGCCGCCGCCGCCGCGGCGGTTGCCCCCACGGTCAGTGCCGTGCACGTCGGGTCCGGGGAGAGTCTGCGTACCGTCCCCCTGGCCGGACTGAGCCTGACCGTCCGTTCCCGGCCCGGCGTGCGCGCCGGGCTCCCTCCGGCGCTGTACGTCCACGGACTCGGCGGTTCCTCGCAGAACTGGTCGGCCCTGATGCCGCTGCTGGCGGACGTCGTGGACGGCGAGGCGGTCGATCTGCCGGGCTTCGGGGACTCCCCGCCACCGGACGACGGCGCGTACTCGGTGACCGCGCACGCCCGGGCGGTGATCCGGCTGCTCGACGCGCAGCGGCGCGGGCCGGTCCACCTCGTCGGCAACTCCCTGGGCGGCGCGGTCTCCACCCGGGTCGCCGCGGTCCGCCCCGACCTGGTGCGCACCCTCACCCTGGTCTCGCCCGCGCTGCCGGAGATCCGGGTCCAGCGCCCGGCCGTGCCGACCGGGCTGCTGGCACTCCCCGGTGTCGCGGCGCTCTTCTCCCGGCTCAGCCGGGGCATGTCCGCCGAGCAGCGCACCCGCGGGGTCATGGCACTCTGTTACGGCGATCCGGGGCGGATCACCGAGGAGGGGTTCCGCCAGGCGGTGGCCGAGATGGAACGGCGGATGGAACTGCCGTACTTCTGGGACGCCATGGCGCGTTCCGCCCGTGGCATCGTCGACGCGTACACGCTCGGCGGGCAGCAGGGACTGTGGCGCCAGGCCGAGCGGGTGCTCGCGCCGACGCTCCTGGTGTACGGCGGACGGGACAAGCTGGTCTCGTACCGGATGGCGCGCAAGGCGTCCGAGGCGTTCCGCGACTCGCGCCTGCTGTCGCTGCCCGAGGCCGGGCACGTGGCGATGATGGAGTACCCGGAGACGGTCGCCCAGGCGGTCCGGGAACTGGTGGAAGACAACGGCGGGAGCTGATCCGGGGCGTGGGACGACACAGCCGAAGGGGCGCCGAGGCCAACGGCCCGGCGGGCGAAGCCGCACCGGCCCCGGCGGGCGGGCAGGGCTCCGGCACCGGCCGCCGCAGGCGGGCGCCGGAACCGGCGCCGCCCGGGCGCGAGGGGCAGCGGCCGTCCGAGGCGGCCGCAGACACCCCGTTCCAGGGGGTCCCGCAGGTGCGCGGCGGCCACCCCGAGCACCGAGAACCCGGCGGTGGCTGGGGCACCGGGCCGCAGCCGCGCTACGGCTCCGGCGGGTCCCCCCAGTCCGCGCGTCCCGCGAACCCGGCCCGGCCGCAGACACGTTCGGGCGAATTTCCGGGCTTCCGGCCGACCGGAGAGCCACGCACCGGAGAGCCACGCACCGGAGAGCCGCGTACCGGAGAGCCGCGCACGGGCGAGTTCCTGGCCGGCGGCCGGGGCACGGCTCCCGTCGGCCGGTCGGTGGCCCGCCCCGCGCCGGGTGGCCCGCCACTGATACCGGGCCCCCGGCCCGAGTTCGTGGAGGCCTTCGACGCACCGTCGGTGGGGCTTCCGGTGCGGCACGTCCCGTCGCGGGTGGCCGTACCGGCCCCCGCGGAGGAGGAGCCGGCCGGAGCCCGGGACCGGCGCGGCCAGGGCCCGGACGGCGGGGCCGGTGACGGCTCCGGCGACGGCTCGGGCGAGGCGGAGAACGCGTCCGGAAAGGGCGGCAAGGGCCGGACGTTCACCGGGATCGCGGCGGCGGCGGTGACCACGGTGCTCGCCGTCGTCGTGGCCGGGCAGGTGGCCCAGGGGCAGGGCGGGGACGACTCCCCGCAGGCGTCCGGCACCCGGCAGGGCGGCCAGGGGGCCTCGCGTTCCGACGCGCGGCCCACCCCCGCGACGCCCGCGCCGCTGAAGGCGCTGTCGTACGAGGAGAAGATGGCCACGCCCTACCCGCTCGCCGCAGATCTGGCGGGTGGCGGGAAGTTCGAGACCGTCCCCGGCGCGGCGAAGGCGCCGGGCACCGGGCACAAGTACCGCTACCGGATCGACGTGGAGCAGGGGCTCGGCCTCGACTCCGCGCTCTTCGCCGAGGCGGTGCAGAAGACCCTGAACGACGACCGCAGTTGGGCGCATCACGGGGACATGACGTTCGAGCGCGTCTCCACGGGTGAGCCCGACTTCGTCATCACCCTGGCCAGCCCCGGCACCACCGGGGTCTGGTGCGAGAAGTCCGGGCTGGACACCACCGAGGACAACGTCTCCTGCGACTCCGCCTCCACCGAGCGCGTGATGATCAACGCCTACCGCTGGGCCCAGGGGTCGGTCACCTTCGGCCCCGGCAAGCTTCTGTCCTACCGGCAGATGCTCATCAACCACGAGGTCGGGCACCGGCTCGGGCACAACCACGTGAGCTGCCGTACGCCGGGCACCCTGGCGCCCGTGATGCAGCAGCAGACGAAGTCGCTCGACATCGACGGCATCTCCTGCAAACCCAACCCCTGGGTGTATCCCGCCACTTGATCCAGCCTGTCCATATATTGATACGACCGTCTCATTTCGCATTGACATGCCGATGAGCGGTCGTTCATATTTCTCCGCATGTCACGCATCTTGATCACTCCTGAGAGCGCCGCCCTGGAGCGCGCGCTCATCGGCGTGACCAGGCACTGCGTCGCCGACATCCTCTGTCGCTGACGCCCGCCCGGCCGTGTTCCGGCCGCCGCCGACTGCCCCGACGGGCATCCCGGGCGGCTCCCGGACCGCGTTCCCGGCGCCCCGGCCCCGCAGACGCGGCCGCTCCCCGGCAGGCGTCACCGGTCCCGGTTCTCCTCCTCGGCCGGCCGGGCCCTCCTCGCGCGAGCCGACCGGGTCGACCCATTTCCCTCTTCCGGGCTTCGCCGGACCGCGCACCGACGTCCCCCGACGTGCCGCGCGCTCTCGCGATCACCACCGCCTTCTCCTGTTCGGTCCCTGCTTTCCTCTGCTCGCCACTCCGGCCGGGCAGTACCGAGAGGTCACCTTCCGATGCGTCAACCGTCCGCCATATCCCGCCGCGTCGCCGCGGCCGTCGTGGTTCTCGTCGTGGGCTCGTCCGTCGCGGCGTGCGGCCCGAAGGAGAGCGGAAGCGACGCCGGTTCCACCGCCTCCTCCTCCGCTCCCGCCAAGGGCGGCACCCTCAGCGTCCTCAACCGCGCCCCCCAGGTGAACTTCGACCCGGCGCGCCTCTACACCTCCGGCGGCGGCGCCGTCCCCTCGCTGGTCTTCCGGACCCTCACCACCCGCAACCGCGAGGCGGGAGCCGCCGGTTCCGAGGTCGTTCCCGACCTGGCGACCGACCTGGGCACGCCCAGCGAGAACGCCACCGTGTGGACGTACACGCTCAAGGAAGGGCTGAAGTACGAGGACGGCACCGCGATCACCAGCGCGGACGTCAAGTACGGCATCGAGCGCTCCTTCGCCGCCGAACTCTCCGGCGGCGCGCCCTACCTGCGCGACTGGCTGGTCGGCGGCGCCGACTACGAAGGCCCGTACAAGGACAAGAAGGGCCTCGCCTCGATCGAGACGCCCGACGACCGGACCATCGTCTTCCACCTGAACAAGCCCGAGGGCGAGTTCCCCTACCTGGCGACGCAGACCCAGACCACGCCCGTGCCGCAGGCCAAGGACACCGGCGCGACGTACGAGAACCACCCCGTCTCCTCAGGGCCGTACAAGGTCGTCTCCAACGAGGGCGACGGCGAGCACCTCGTCCTGGAGCGCAACACCTACTGGTCCGAGAAGACCGACTCCGAGCGCAAGGCCTACCCGGACAAGATCGACGTCCGCTCCGGCCTGGACCCGGCCGTCATCAACCAGAGGCTCTCCGCCTCGCGCGGGGCCGACGCCACCGCCATCACCACCGACACCAACCTCGGCCCGGCCGAACTCGCCAAGGTCACCGGTGACAAGGCCCTCGCCGCCCGCGTCGGCGAAGGCCACTTCGGCTACACCAACTACATCGCCTTCAACCCGAAGGTGAAGCCGTTCGACAACCCGAAGGTGCGCCAGGCGATCTCGTACGCCGTCAACCGCACCTCCGTCATCAACGCGGCCGGCGGCTCCGCTCTCGCCGAACCCGCCACCACCTTCCTGCCCGAGCAGAAGTCCTTCGGGTACACGGCGTACGACGCCTTCCCCTCCGGCGCCACGGGCGACGCGGCCAAGGCCAAGGAAGTGCTGAAGGAGGCCGGTTACCCGAACGGGCTCACCGTCACCCTCACGCACGACAACGAGAAGAACTTCGCCACCAGCCCCGAGGTCGCCACCGCCATCCAGGAGGCCCTGAAGAAGGCCGGGATCACGGTCGAGCTCAAGGGCCTCGAAGACAACGCCTACTCGGAGACCGCGTACAACGTGAAGACCGAGCCCGGCTTCTTCCTCGCCGGCTGGGGCGCCGACTGGCCCTCCGGCGGCCCGTTCCTCGCGCCGATCTTCGACGGCCGCCAGATCGTCGAGAACGGCTACAACTTCAACACCGGTCGCCTGGACGACGCCTCGGTCAACAAGGAGATCGACGAGATCAACGAGCTGACCGATCTCGACGCCGCCGCCGCGCGCTGGGGCGCCCTGGACAAGAAGATCGGCGAGCAGGCGCTGACCGTGCCGCTCTTCCACCCGGTCTACCAGCGCCTCTACGGCGCCGACGTGAAGAACGTCGTCATCAGCGACTGGACCGGCGTGCTCGACATCGCTCTGGTCGCGGTCAAGTAACCATGGCCGAAGCACCGCTGGTCGCGGAGGCGGGGGCCGACACGGCCCCCGCCTCCGGGGCGCTCCCGTTCTGGCACCGGCTCCGCGCCCGCCGCTCCGCGCTCGTGGCGGCCGTCGTCGTCGCGCTCCTCGTCCTCGTCGCCCTCGCCGCCCCGCTGCTCACGGCGTTCGAAGGCCAGGACCCCACCACCTTCCACGCCGACCTGGTGGACTCCGCCACCGGCGGCGTCCCCCTCGGCTCCTTCGGCGGCCTCAGCGCCGACCACTGGCTCGGCGTCGAACCCCTCACCGGCCGCGACCTGTTCGCCCGCGTCGTCTACGGCGCCCGCGTCTCGCTCGGCGTGGCGCTCGCCGCCACCCTGGTCCAGGTCGCCATCGGCCTCGCCCTCGGCATGGTGGCCGGACTCGGCCACCGCCTCGTCGACCAGCTGATCAGCCGTGCCACCGACATCGTCGTCGCCCTCCCCGTCATGGTCACCGCACTCGGGGCGCTCGCCGTGGTCCCCGCGGGCTTCCCCCGCCCCGTGCTGATCGCGGGCATGGTCGGACTCGTCGGCTGGGCGCACCTCTCCAAGGTCGTACGCGCCCAGACCTTGGCCCTCAAACGGACCGACCAC includes the following:
- a CDS encoding ferritin-like fold-containing protein; this encodes METPDNAARTPDEAPAPTGIAAGSWSTASVDPHYRAAVVDLLGALAYGELAAFERLAEDAKLAPTLGDKAELAKMASAEFHHFEQLTKRLSDIGENPTGAMEPFAKALDDFHRQTAPSDWLEGLVKAYVGDSIASDFYREVAIRLDADTRDLVLAVLDDTGHGNFAVEKVRAAIEAEPRVGGRLALWARRLMGEALSQAQRVVADRDALSTMLVGGVADGFDLAEVGRMFSRITEAHTKRMAALGLAA
- a CDS encoding ABC transporter substrate-binding protein, with protein sequence MRQPSAISRRVAAAVVVLVVGSSVAACGPKESGSDAGSTASSSAPAKGGTLSVLNRAPQVNFDPARLYTSGGGAVPSLVFRTLTTRNREAGAAGSEVVPDLATDLGTPSENATVWTYTLKEGLKYEDGTAITSADVKYGIERSFAAELSGGAPYLRDWLVGGADYEGPYKDKKGLASIETPDDRTIVFHLNKPEGEFPYLATQTQTTPVPQAKDTGATYENHPVSSGPYKVVSNEGDGEHLVLERNTYWSEKTDSERKAYPDKIDVRSGLDPAVINQRLSASRGADATAITTDTNLGPAELAKVTGDKALAARVGEGHFGYTNYIAFNPKVKPFDNPKVRQAISYAVNRTSVINAAGGSALAEPATTFLPEQKSFGYTAYDAFPSGATGDAAKAKEVLKEAGYPNGLTVTLTHDNEKNFATSPEVATAIQEALKKAGITVELKGLEDNAYSETAYNVKTEPGFFLAGWGADWPSGGPFLAPIFDGRQIVENGYNFNTGRLDDASVNKEIDEINELTDLDAAAARWGALDKKIGEQALTVPLFHPVYQRLYGADVKNVVISDWTGVLDIALVAVK
- a CDS encoding Ms4533A family Cys-rich leader peptide, which codes for MSRILITPESAALERALIGVTRHCVADILCR
- a CDS encoding DUF3152 domain-containing protein, which encodes MGRHSRRGAEANGPAGEAAPAPAGGQGSGTGRRRRAPEPAPPGREGQRPSEAAADTPFQGVPQVRGGHPEHREPGGGWGTGPQPRYGSGGSPQSARPANPARPQTRSGEFPGFRPTGEPRTGEPRTGEPRTGEPRTGEFLAGGRGTAPVGRSVARPAPGGPPLIPGPRPEFVEAFDAPSVGLPVRHVPSRVAVPAPAEEEPAGARDRRGQGPDGGAGDGSGDGSGEAENASGKGGKGRTFTGIAAAAVTTVLAVVVAGQVAQGQGGDDSPQASGTRQGGQGASRSDARPTPATPAPLKALSYEEKMATPYPLAADLAGGGKFETVPGAAKAPGTGHKYRYRIDVEQGLGLDSALFAEAVQKTLNDDRSWAHHGDMTFERVSTGEPDFVITLASPGTTGVWCEKSGLDTTEDNVSCDSASTERVMINAYRWAQGSVTFGPGKLLSYRQMLINHEVGHRLGHNHVSCRTPGTLAPVMQQQTKSLDIDGISCKPNPWVYPAT
- a CDS encoding TetR/AcrR family transcriptional regulator, with the protein product MSAIEQTEAARPRGTRLPRRARRNQLLGAAQEVFVAQGYHAAAMDDIAERAGVSKPVLYQHFPGKLELYLALLDQHCESLLQAVRTALASTTENKQRVEATMDAYFAYVEDEGGAFRLVFESDLTNEPAVRERVDRVSLQCAEAISDVIAGDTGQSKDESMLLAVGLGGVAQVVARYWLSSPSGIPRDTAVQLLTSLAWRGIAGFPLHGTE
- a CDS encoding alpha/beta fold hydrolase, which translates into the protein MSSTELPGVAAAAAAVAPTVSAVHVGSGESLRTVPLAGLSLTVRSRPGVRAGLPPALYVHGLGGSSQNWSALMPLLADVVDGEAVDLPGFGDSPPPDDGAYSVTAHARAVIRLLDAQRRGPVHLVGNSLGGAVSTRVAAVRPDLVRTLTLVSPALPEIRVQRPAVPTGLLALPGVAALFSRLSRGMSAEQRTRGVMALCYGDPGRITEEGFRQAVAEMERRMELPYFWDAMARSARGIVDAYTLGGQQGLWRQAERVLAPTLLVYGGRDKLVSYRMARKASEAFRDSRLLSLPEAGHVAMMEYPETVAQAVRELVEDNGGS
- a CDS encoding ABC transporter permease, with protein sequence MAEAPLVAEAGADTAPASGALPFWHRLRARRSALVAAVVVALLVLVALAAPLLTAFEGQDPTTFHADLVDSATGGVPLGSFGGLSADHWLGVEPLTGRDLFARVVYGARVSLGVALAATLVQVAIGLALGMVAGLGHRLVDQLISRATDIVVALPVMVTALGALAVVPAGFPRPVLIAGMVGLVGWAHLSKVVRAQTLALKRTDHVSAARLSGWSGTRIARRELLPGLAAPVITYAVLLFPGNIVMEAALSFLGVGIKPPTPSWGQMLSDADTWYQAAPTYLLVPALLLFVTVLALTVLGEGVRNALDPRVASRLRVGTGKESGA
- a CDS encoding DUF3107 domain-containing protein, with the protein product MEVKIGVQHTPREIVLESGLSAEDVESAVAEALGGKARLLSLTDEKGRKVLVPADRIAYVEIGEPTARRVGFGAL